In a single window of the Hoyosella subflava DQS3-9A1 genome:
- a CDS encoding CoA-transferase subunit beta — protein sequence MSDATRAEVAIVACAELFRGDGEIVASPMGLIPQFGAKLARQTFEPDLLLSDGEAFLLTPQSDTAGNDKIIEGWQPFKKMLDVIVPHGTRHVVMGASQIDRFGNQNISAIGDHSRPTRQLLGVRGAPGNTVNHRTSYWVPRHSTRVFVDTVDVVSGVGYDNAQKAGPAASKFHDVHRVVTNLGVFDFASPDHSMRIVSLHPGVTLQDVTENTAFAVDDSDVTETRTPTIEELHLIRDVLDPKCLRDREVRL from the coding sequence ATGAGTGATGCCACGCGCGCTGAGGTCGCCATCGTCGCATGCGCTGAGCTTTTCCGCGGCGACGGCGAAATCGTCGCCAGCCCCATGGGTTTGATCCCACAGTTCGGGGCGAAGCTGGCGCGACAGACCTTCGAGCCTGATCTGCTGCTCTCCGATGGAGAAGCGTTCCTCCTCACACCGCAATCGGACACCGCGGGAAACGACAAGATCATCGAGGGGTGGCAGCCCTTCAAGAAGATGCTTGACGTCATCGTTCCGCATGGCACACGACACGTCGTGATGGGAGCGAGCCAGATCGATCGGTTCGGGAACCAGAACATCTCCGCAATCGGTGACCATTCCCGGCCAACCCGGCAACTGCTCGGGGTCCGCGGCGCGCCCGGCAACACCGTCAACCATCGGACGAGTTACTGGGTGCCGCGCCACTCCACACGCGTCTTCGTGGACACCGTGGACGTGGTCTCCGGCGTCGGATACGACAACGCGCAAAAAGCTGGGCCCGCCGCCTCAAAGTTCCACGACGTGCACCGTGTCGTCACCAACCTCGGTGTCTTTGACTTCGCGTCGCCCGACCATTCCATGCGCATCGTGTCCCTCCATCCAGGGGTCACGCTCCAGGACGTCACGGAAAACACGGCGTTCGCGGTAGACGATTCTGACGTCACCGAGACCCGCACACCGACGATCGAAGAACTGCACCTCATCCGTGACGTCCTCGATCCGAAATGCCTGCGTGACAGAGAGGTTCGGCTATGA